CATCCAGCCGCTGGCGATGAGTCCGCCGAACATCGTGTCGGCGGCCTTGGCCGGGTCGGTGTGGAAGTCCTGCGGGTCGTAGCGTCGGGCGAACTCGATGATTTCCCGTTCGCTGACCCGCATTTCGCCGAAGCGATGGACGGCGCCGGGGAGGTAGTCCTCGAAATAGCGGTCGTCGATCGGGCTGGAAAATGTACCCGGATGGGGCGAATGGCATTCTTCGGTCATGGTCGGGCGGATCCGTGGTGGTTTGCGCCATGATAGCCGATCGTGCCGGTCGCGCCCGCCCGGATTCCCGGGGCTTCAGCCTCGTTGGACTGGCCTGGAGCTGGGGGCGCTGGCCCGGCGTCAGTCTGGCCCTTGCCGGCTGTGTGCCTGGGGTGCTGCAGCTGGCTGTGAGGCTGAACCGTCTGACGCCGGCGCGCAGGCCGCAAATCGTGCCGGGTGCAGACCGGCCGCGGACAGATCGCGGATGAATTCGCTGGAAGCGAGATAATCCAGCTCCGCTTCGCGGGGCGTGGTCAGCGGGTCGCAGGCGATCAGTGCGGGGCAGACGCGGCCTGGGTGCACATGGAGCAGTGGGCGGGGGCCGGTCGCGGCGAGAAAACGGCGCATCTTGCTGCCGAAAGGCCGGGCCGGCGAGAAATCGTGCAGGCCGCTGAACCCGTCGTTGGCAGGAATGCCCGCCGCGTGCAGCTGGCGGTGCAGGGCGAGCCCGAGCACGGTAATGAGCAAGGCCTTGCCCAGGGCTTCACCGCGCTGCAGGCAGCGCCGCGGGGGTTCGACGCAGTTGCGCACCCATACGCGGCCCGCAGGGTAGCGGTCCAGCAGTTCGGCGACCAGCGCCTCGCGGACACCAGGAAGGACATGGACGTGCTGGTGCCCATCCACATGGTCGGGCGGTGCGCCCCAGGCGTCTTCGAACGCGTCGAGCTGTGCCCGTAACTCGTCGCGGATCGCGGCGGTCGGCAGGCGGCGGGCGAGCGCCCTGGGCAGAAGGTGGCCCAGGGGCGGTAGGCGGCCATTGATGGTCA
The window above is part of the Thauera aromatica K172 genome. Proteins encoded here:
- a CDS encoding ChbG/HpnK family deacetylase produces the protein MPRSSAPPAPLRPIVVCADDYGLAPGVSDAIIALIRTARLSATSCMTALPGWRAAAPALRQTAVEAAFDTGLHLTLTDHAPLSRATGLTINGRLPPLGHLLPRALARRLPTAAIRDELRAQLDAFEDAWGAPPDHVDGHQHVHVLPGVREALVAELLDRYPAGRVWVRNCVEPPRRCLQRGEALGKALLITVLGLALHRQLHAAGIPANDGFSGLHDFSPARPFGSKMRRFLAATGPRPLLHVHPGRVCPALIACDPLTTPREAELDYLASSEFIRDLSAAGLHPARFAACAPASDGSASQPAAAPQAHSRQGPD